One stretch of Serinicoccus hydrothermalis DNA includes these proteins:
- a CDS encoding mannitol dehydrogenase family protein codes for MSDLRRLRRTDPSPPVRMVHLGLGNFFRAHQAWYTHRANRGLPPEEQWGIAAFSGRSTAVAEQLKEQDGLYTLLVDGPQGPEAEVVESLVAAYPGTDLASWHRHLADPAVAVLTLTVTEAGYRVGADGELDLEDDQVAEDLEAWREGRTDALATAPVRIASGMAARRGAGAGGLSVVPCDNLPGNGATARRAVLGAARVVDPDLANWVEAQVSFVSTAVDRITPRTGEGDAERAAELTGAEDPAVVVTEPFAEWDLAGDFVAGRPAWDEVGAEVVEDVVPYERRKLRLLNGAHSILAYAGGIRGHETVAEAIADPEVAAWVEQWWELAIPTLTLPRETLDDYVGALRERFANPAIRHRLEQVAADGMQKIPVRFVPVLQEVASSGTDVDGALRPVAAWVLHARGQGVPLTDAAAGRVRELVSGDLPEAMERVLRHWDLDPGLTTRALALADEVAVASPQEG; via the coding sequence GTGAGCGACCTCAGGCGGCTGCGCCGCACCGACCCCTCGCCCCCGGTCCGCATGGTCCACCTGGGCCTCGGCAACTTCTTCCGGGCCCACCAGGCGTGGTACACCCACCGCGCCAACCGCGGACTCCCGCCCGAGGAGCAGTGGGGGATCGCCGCCTTCTCCGGCCGGTCGACCGCTGTCGCCGAGCAGCTGAAGGAGCAGGACGGGCTCTACACGCTCCTCGTCGACGGGCCCCAGGGCCCGGAGGCGGAGGTCGTCGAGAGCCTGGTCGCGGCATACCCGGGCACCGACCTGGCCTCGTGGCACCGTCACCTCGCCGACCCGGCCGTCGCGGTGCTCACCCTCACCGTGACCGAGGCCGGATACCGCGTCGGCGCCGACGGCGAGCTCGACCTCGAGGACGACCAGGTGGCCGAGGACCTCGAGGCGTGGCGGGAGGGCAGGACCGACGCCCTCGCGACGGCGCCCGTGCGCATCGCGAGCGGGATGGCCGCTCGTCGCGGCGCCGGGGCGGGCGGCCTCAGCGTGGTGCCGTGCGACAACCTGCCGGGCAACGGCGCCACCGCGCGGCGGGCGGTGCTCGGTGCCGCCCGCGTGGTGGACCCCGACCTGGCGAACTGGGTCGAGGCGCAGGTGAGCTTCGTCAGCACCGCGGTGGACCGCATCACCCCGCGCACGGGGGAGGGCGACGCGGAGCGGGCCGCCGAGCTCACCGGTGCCGAGGACCCCGCGGTCGTGGTGACCGAGCCCTTCGCCGAGTGGGACCTCGCCGGGGACTTCGTCGCCGGCCGTCCGGCGTGGGACGAGGTCGGCGCCGAGGTCGTCGAGGACGTCGTGCCCTACGAGCGCCGCAAGCTGCGGCTGCTCAACGGCGCGCACAGCATCCTGGCGTATGCCGGGGGTATCCGGGGCCACGAGACCGTCGCCGAGGCGATCGCCGACCCGGAGGTCGCGGCGTGGGTGGAGCAGTGGTGGGAGCTGGCCATCCCCACGCTCACGCTGCCCCGCGAGACCCTGGACGACTACGTCGGGGCGCTGCGGGAGCGCTTCGCCAACCCGGCCATCCGGCACCGGCTCGAGCAGGTCGCCGCCGACGGGATGCAGAAGATCCCCGTCCGCTTCGTCCCGGTGCTGCAGGAGGTGGCCTCGTCGGGGACGGACGTCGACGGCGCGCTGCGCCCGGTCGCGGCGTGGGTGCTCCACGCGCGCGGGCAGGGCGTGCCGCTCACCGATGCCGCCGCCGGGCGGGTGCGCGAGCTGGTCTCGGGCGACCTGCCGGAGGCGATGGAGCGGGTGCTGCGCCACTGGGACCTCGATCCCGGGCTGACCACGCGCGCCCTGGCGCTTGCCGACGAGGTCGCGGTAGCCTCGCCGCAGGAGGGGTGA
- a CDS encoding dihydrofolate reductase family protein codes for MQAATVGAAGMLLGRRSYDILTRAWSSADDSDPAVAAMNEMPKYVVSSSSDGLTWSNSQVLGGELSPAVTGLKERTEGDLVVFGSGTLVKGLAAHDLVDEYRLLLFPVVLGDGKRMFDEHAHLARFTLTDSVVAATGVAVLTYTRETRA; via the coding sequence ATGCAGGCCGCCACGGTCGGCGCGGCGGGGATGCTGCTCGGGCGACGGTCCTACGACATCCTGACGCGGGCGTGGTCGTCGGCGGACGACTCCGACCCGGCCGTGGCGGCGATGAACGAGATGCCGAAGTATGTCGTCTCCTCCTCGTCGGACGGCCTCACCTGGTCGAACTCGCAGGTGCTCGGCGGCGAGCTGTCGCCCGCCGTGACCGGGCTGAAGGAGCGCACCGAGGGTGACCTCGTCGTCTTCGGCTCGGGAACCCTGGTGAAGGGACTGGCGGCGCACGACCTGGTCGACGAGTACCGCCTGCTCCTCTTCCCCGTCGTCCTCGGCGACGGGAAGCGCATGTTCGACGAGCACGCCCACCTGGCCCGGTTCACGCTCACCGACAGCGTCGTCGCCGCCACCGGGGTGGCTGTCCTGACGTATACCCGCGAGACCCGGGCCTGA
- a CDS encoding DUF3224 domain-containing protein — MTPGPENAVEAAFEILDWQEETYDEPGEGPKLTRVTLTKRYSGEIEGDGVAHLLTTQGEAGAGYVASERIVGTLAGRQGSFVIQHGGLADGDLEAGTADQSTWGSVVPGSGTGDLTGLRGEAEEVQHGVLSLRYSGLS; from the coding sequence ATGACCCCAGGGCCCGAGAACGCCGTCGAAGCCGCCTTCGAGATCCTCGACTGGCAGGAGGAGACCTACGACGAGCCGGGTGAGGGACCGAAGCTGACGCGGGTCACCCTCACCAAGCGCTACTCCGGCGAGATCGAGGGCGACGGGGTCGCGCACCTGCTGACGACCCAGGGGGAAGCAGGCGCTGGCTACGTCGCCTCGGAGCGGATCGTCGGGACCCTCGCCGGACGTCAGGGGTCCTTCGTCATCCAGCACGGGGGGCTCGCCGACGGCGACCTCGAGGCCGGCACCGCTGACCAGTCGACCTGGGGGTCGGTCGTCCCCGGCTCCGGCACCGGCGACCTGACCGGCCTGCGGGGCGAGGCCGAGGAGGTCCAGCACGGCGTCCTGAGCCTGAGGTACTCCGGGCTCAGCTGA
- the trxA gene encoding thioredoxin, producing MSTVDLTTDTFEQTVTSNDIVLVDWWAEWCGPCKMFAPNYEKASEKYDDVVFGKVDTEDQQALAQGAGISSIPTIMAFKEGVLVFRQSGALPARDLESVVDQVRALDMDDVRAKLAEAEQEQATSQS from the coding sequence ATGAGCACCGTAGACCTGACCACCGACACCTTCGAGCAGACCGTCACCAGCAACGACATCGTGCTGGTCGACTGGTGGGCCGAGTGGTGCGGTCCCTGCAAGATGTTCGCACCGAACTACGAGAAGGCCTCGGAGAAGTACGACGACGTCGTCTTCGGCAAGGTCGACACCGAGGACCAGCAGGCGCTGGCCCAGGGTGCCGGGATCAGCTCGATCCCCACGATCATGGCCTTCAAGGAGGGCGTCCTCGTCTTCCGTCAGTCCGGTGCCCTGCCCGCGCGCGACCTGGAGTCCGTCGTGGACCAGGTGCGCGCCCTGGACATGGACGACGTCCGCGCCAAGCTCGCCGAGGCCGAGCAGGAGCAGGCCACCTCCCAGTCCTGA
- a CDS encoding ABC transporter substrate-binding protein, producing the protein MRMTRGKTSRRLALALGALLAVTACTDPTQQGSGGGEDAGSSTGGGGGDAGEDVVIATGGEPDSFNPVLGYARWGDGKIVEGLVRLTADLEPEPLLATEMPEVSADGLTYTFTLRDDVTFHDGSALDAQDVVATYETAIDPETASPVAADLTALELVEAVDDSTVRFTLSQPQSSFVAATVLGIVPSESLDPEPAASADVVGTGPYAIETYRSGERIVLEGYDDYWGEQPEVQRATFVFVEDDAARAARVASGEVDGALLPAQALDRVEQDDEFEVVRRDTADFRALVMPEENPVAGDPAIREALDEGLDRQALVDGALAGAGRPAYGPIPPEAPEYSDVVEVETDVQAAEAALDEAGWVEQEDGTRARDGQAARFTLMYPAGDTLRQNIALAVQSQAAELGIQVEPEGLSWEAIEPRMREDALVYGSGNPYNADLSTYPLFHSSRAFQGFDNPGGYMSDAMDAALEEGRSAMDEDERVEAYQQVQEQLAEDLPWVFLVYVEHDYVIRADTWSGWDVPLVEPHEHGLQGGPWWNLPAWTTTTTAAAD; encoded by the coding sequence ATGCGAATGACTCGCGGGAAGACCTCTCGGCGGCTGGCCCTGGCGCTCGGCGCGCTGCTCGCGGTGACGGCGTGTACCGACCCGACCCAGCAGGGCTCCGGCGGCGGCGAGGACGCCGGCTCCTCGACCGGCGGCGGGGGCGGCGACGCCGGCGAGGACGTCGTCATCGCCACCGGTGGCGAGCCGGACAGCTTCAACCCCGTCCTGGGGTATGCCCGGTGGGGCGACGGCAAGATCGTCGAGGGTCTGGTGCGGCTCACCGCCGACCTCGAGCCGGAGCCGCTGCTCGCCACCGAGATGCCGGAGGTGTCCGCGGACGGGCTGACGTATACCTTTACGCTGCGCGACGACGTGACCTTCCACGACGGCAGCGCTCTCGACGCGCAGGACGTCGTCGCGACCTACGAGACCGCCATCGACCCCGAGACCGCCTCCCCGGTCGCTGCGGACCTGACCGCGCTGGAGTTGGTCGAGGCGGTCGACGACAGCACGGTCCGGTTCACCCTCTCGCAGCCGCAGTCCTCCTTCGTCGCCGCGACCGTGCTGGGGATCGTGCCCTCGGAGTCGCTCGACCCCGAGCCCGCCGCCTCCGCGGACGTCGTGGGCACCGGTCCCTACGCCATCGAGACCTACCGGTCGGGGGAGCGCATCGTGCTCGAGGGCTACGACGACTACTGGGGGGAGCAGCCCGAGGTGCAGCGCGCGACCTTCGTCTTCGTCGAGGACGACGCCGCGCGGGCCGCCCGCGTCGCCTCCGGCGAGGTCGACGGGGCGCTGCTCCCGGCGCAGGCGCTGGACCGGGTCGAGCAGGACGACGAGTTCGAGGTTGTCCGCCGCGACACCGCCGACTTCCGCGCCCTCGTCATGCCCGAGGAGAACCCCGTCGCCGGTGACCCGGCGATCCGCGAGGCGCTCGACGAGGGGCTGGACCGGCAGGCGCTGGTCGACGGCGCGCTCGCCGGTGCGGGCCGCCCCGCCTACGGCCCGATCCCGCCCGAGGCGCCGGAGTACTCCGACGTCGTCGAGGTCGAGACCGACGTGCAGGCGGCCGAGGCCGCCCTGGACGAGGCCGGCTGGGTCGAGCAGGAGGACGGCACCCGTGCCCGGGACGGGCAGGCCGCCCGGTTCACGCTGATGTACCCCGCCGGGGACACCCTGCGGCAGAACATCGCCCTGGCCGTCCAGTCCCAGGCAGCCGAGCTTGGCATCCAGGTCGAGCCCGAGGGCCTGAGCTGGGAGGCGATCGAGCCTCGTATGCGCGAGGACGCGCTCGTCTACGGCAGCGGCAACCCCTACAACGCCGACCTCTCCACCTACCCGCTCTTCCACTCCTCGCGCGCCTTCCAGGGCTTCGACAACCCCGGCGGCTACATGTCGGACGCCATGGACGCGGCCCTGGAGGAGGGACGCTCCGCCATGGACGAGGACGAGCGGGTGGAGGCATACCAGCAGGTGCAGGAGCAGCTCGCCGAGGACCTCCCCTGGGTCTTCCTCGTCTACGTCGAGCACGACTACGTCATCCGCGCGGACACGTGGAGCGGCTGGGACGTGCCCCTGGTCGAGCCGCACGAGCACGGCCTCCAGGGCGGCCCGTGGTGGAACCTGCCGGCATGGACAACGACGACGACCGCCGCCGCGGACTGA